A region from the Aegilops tauschii subsp. strangulata cultivar AL8/78 chromosome 5, Aet v6.0, whole genome shotgun sequence genome encodes:
- the LOC109786482 gene encoding F-box protein At5g65850-like — MGDRRRWSPEPDRSSREIPSEMLQEILMKLPAKDVARSCCVSRQWRGVAGDPSFRSLHAASYVAPWADAQVLLVAQTSEPDEASVYSMSSGKPMAMCSVAIPSDYRLANVCNGLLCFVHRYEAAQPAVVCNPVTGETLALPRAPPLPTDCIFALGFSPPRREYKLFRLSPPFVDVYTLGDAGGWRQRTDLSLPRPDEIMDWPPQLIDGKLYVLTIDDRVLVVDVSTETCRTYHYPEHEAVDNVIHPPRVRRPFAMHPFELDGQPCFAVHATGGLRGVHFWVMSPPVEDGKQPQWDLRHSFEINRLASHFGPSSAWVDDGEMLCYMLGGTLYMYGMKAHPPPTSNHGRWLEWDQRISLKEIPLWREPSADVIVDQS, encoded by the exons ATGGGAGATCGTCGGCGGTGGTCGCCGGAGCCTGATCGCAGCAGCAGGGAGATCCCCAGCGAGATGCTGCAGGAGATCCTGATGAAGCTGCCGGCGAAGGACGTCGCCCGGTCCTGCTGCGTCTCCAGGCAGTGGCGCGGCGTCGCCGGCGACCCCTCCTTCCGCAGCCTCCACGCCGCCAGCTACGTCGCGCCGTGGGCGGACGCACAGGTCCTGCTCGTCGCCCAGACAAGCGAGCCTGACGAGGCGAGCGTCTACAGCATGTCCTCGGGCAAGCCCATGGCCATGTGCTCCGTCGCCATCCCCAGCGACTACCGCCTCGCCAACGTCTGCAACGGCCTCCTCTGCTTCGTCCACCGCTACGAGGCCGCGCAGCCGGCGGTGGTGTGCAACCCCGTCACCGGCGAGACGCTGGCGCTCCCCAGGGCGCCTCCGCTCCCCACCGACTGCATCTTCGCCTTGGGTTTCAGTCCGCCCAGGAGGGAGTATAAGCTCTTCAGGCTCTCGCCCCCGTTCGTGGACGTCTACACCCTAGGCGACGCCGGAGGCTGGCGCCAGCGCACGGAcctctcgctgcctcgtccaGATGAAATTATGGACTGGCCGCCACAGCTGATCGACGGCAAGCTGTACGTGCTGACAATAGACGACCGAGTATTGGTGGTCGACGTGTCCACGGAGACTTGCCGAACGTACCATTACCCGGAGCACGAGGCAGTCGACAATGTTATACATCCGCCGCGGGTCCGCCGTCCTTTCGCAATGCACCCCTTTGAGCTCGACGGCCAGCCGTGCTTCGCGGTGCACGCCACCGGCGGTCTCAGGGGCGTCCACTTTTGGGTCATGTCGCCGCCGGTGGAGGACGGCAAACAGCCGCAGTGGGATCTGCGCCATAGCTTTGAGATCAATCGGCTCGCTAGCCACTTCGGTCCTTCGAGCGCCTGGGTTGACGACGGCGAGATGCTCTGCTACATGCTGGGTGGCACCTTGTACATGTATGGCATGAAAGCACATCCaccgccgacttccaaccatggTCGATGGTTGGAGTGGGACCAACGGATCAGTCTCAAAGAGATTCCCTTATGGCGGGAACCTTCG GCTGATGTCATCGTGGATCAATCCTGA
- the LOC109786481 gene encoding F-box protein At5g65850-like translates to MIPNPTRNTAINKSQRSTPSIKKIETLKSQLDRLQGSSCRRRVASVDRQPLAMGQRRRLLEPDGGGGGEIPSELLQEILVKLPTKDVARSRCVSRLWRGVVGDPSFRSLHAATYVPPAAEVLLVSETREPDGASFFLTSSGKARAMRSVAIPSDYGLANVCNGLLCFVHRHNAAAPAVVCNPVTGETLALPEPPPLAAEGEPQHLFALGFSPPTKEYKLFRLSSTVVDVYTLGDARGWRRHANLSLPHPTKITAWAPRLIGGKLYLLTTGWNRVLVVDVATETCRAHRLPAQMIVAYDEHIPRVGAFELDGRLCFALHTDSTPTALQFWVMSPPEDGKQLRWDRHYCFEINEAFNHLGPWSAWVDGGEMLCYMHGDTLHMYGTRGRSPPTILGGVQVLQWDQRLHIPEFPLWWETSKCQWNFHGGYRPTLLSPLVFALPPSQDDVQKKGSKGI, encoded by the coding sequence ATGATACCTAATCCAACTCGGAACACGGCAATTAATAAGTCGCAACGAAGCACTCCTTCCATAAAAAAAATAGAAACCCTGAAATCACAACTCGATCGACTTCAAGGTTCAAGTTGCCGCCGTCGTGTCGCGTCGGTCGATCGACAACCATTAGCGATGGGACAACGTCGGCGGCTGCTGGAGcctgatggcggcggcggcggcgagatcccTAGCGAGTTGCTGCAGGAGATCCTGGTGAAGCTGCCGACGAAGGACGTCGCCCGGTCCCGCTGCGTCTCCAGGCTGTGGCGCGGCGTCGTCGGCGACCCCTCCTTCCGCAGCCTCCACGCCGCCACCTACGTCCCGCCCGCGGCGGAGGTCCTGCTCGTCTCCGAGACGCGCGAGCCTGACGGGGCCAGCTTCTTCCTCACGTCCTCCGGTAAGGCCAGGGCCATGCGCTCCGTCGCCATCCCCAGCGACTACGGCCTCGCCAACGTCTGCAACGGCCTCCTCTGCTTCGTCCACCGCCACAATGCCGCGGCGCCGGCGGTGGTGTGCAACCCCGTCACCGGCGAGACGCTGGCGCTCCCGGAGCCGCCTCCGCTCGCTGCCGAGGGCGAGCCGCAGCACCTCTTCGCCCTGGGGTTCAGCCCGCCCACCAAGGAGTACAAGCTGTTCAGGCTCTCGTCCACGGTCGTGGACGTGTACACCCTGGGCGACGCCAGAGGCTGGCGCCGGCACGCGAACCTCTCGCTGCCGCATCCAACCAAGATCACGGCCTGGGCGCCACGGCTGATCGGCGGCAAGCTGTACCTGCTCACGACCGGTTGGAACCGAGTACTGGTGGTCGACGTGGCTACCGAGACGTGCCGAGCGCACCGCCTCCCGGCGCAGATGATCGTCGCCTATGATGAGCATATACCGCGGGTGGGCGCCTTTGAGCTCGACGGCCGGCTGTGCTTCGCGCTGCACACCGACAGCACGCCCACGGCCCTCCAGTTTTGGGTCATGTCGCCGCCGGAGGACGGGAAGCAGCTGCGGTGGGATCGGCACTACTGCTTTGAGATCAACGAGGCTTTCAACCACTTGGGACCTTGGAGCGCATGGGTCGACGGTGGCGAGATGCTCTGCTACATGCACGGCGACACTCTGCACATGTATGGCACGAGAGGACGCTCGCCGCCGACGATTCTCGGCGGCGTTCAAGTGTTGCAGTGGGACCAGCGGCTCCACATCCCAGAGTTCCCATTATGGTGGGAAACTTCGAAATGTCAATGGAACTTCCACGGGGGCTACCGTCCCACCCTTCTCTCGCCTCTCGTCTTTGCATTGCCGCCTTCCCAAGACGATGTGCAAAAGAAAGGGAGCAAAGGAATATAA